The proteins below come from a single Mauremys reevesii isolate NIE-2019 linkage group 6, ASM1616193v1, whole genome shotgun sequence genomic window:
- the CDC14B gene encoding dual specificity protein phosphatase CDC14B isoform X8, whose amino-acid sequence MKRKNWAGARRHSAPAPPAVKKTRSAAAAAAGVEEEPPPSGPESCMEITGRLYFAILCQKPKSGVANTHYFCIDDELVYENFYADFGPLNLAMAYRYCCKLNKKLKSFTLIRKKIIHYTGFDQKKQANAAFLIGSYAVCLLCQPGLTQAARALQCNTISKIKSKVFVFKLTPLRSQIYNKMLGTNYVLGGQPSMGTAPRTAVIQVTFSRTHLCTLSIFSSSFFRIIYLKESPEDVYRLLLAGNASYLPFRDASFGTCSFHLTLLDCFHAINKALRYGFLDFSAFDVNEYEHYEKAENGDFNWIIPNKFIAFSGPHSRSKTENGYPHHAPEAYFPYFRRHKVTTIIRLNRKMYDAKRFADAGFEHYDLFFADGSIPSDTIVKTFLNICENAEGVIAVHCKAGLGRTGTLIACYIMKHYRMTAAETIAWIRINRPGSVIGPQQHFLVEKQTELWTEGDIFRAKLKGNRKIAVTKILTGVDDISINDAKNRRANRKDTELYSDEDDANCVTQGDKLRALKSKRQAKAATTVPLTSFSRYC is encoded by the exons GTCGCCTTTATTTTGCAATTCTCTGCCAAAAACCAAAGAGTGGTGTTGCAAATACACACTATTTCTGCATAGATGATGAACTTGTATATGAGAA cttctacGCAGATTTTGGACCTCTCAATCTGGCAATGGCTTACAGATATTGTTGCAAGCTAAATAAGAAATTAAAG TCATTTACATTGATAAGGAAGAAAATAATTCATTATACTGGCTTTGATcagaaaaaacaagcaaatgcTGCATTCCTCATAGGCTCTTACGCA GTGTGCCTCCTGTGCCAGCCAGGCCTAACTCAAGCAGCCAGAGCTCTTCAATGTAACACGATCTCAAAGATAAAAAgcaaagtttttgtttttaaactaactCCTTTAAGATCCCAAATCTATAACAAAAT GCTTGGCACTAATTATGTACTTGGAGGGCAACCCTCCATGGGTACCGCCCCAAGAACTGCTGTAATTCAGGTCACCTTCTCCAGGACTCATCTCTGTACTTTGTCTATTTTCTCATCTTCTTTCTTCAGG ATAATATACTTAAAAGAATCACCCGAAGATGTGTACAGGCTCTTATTGGCAGGAAACGCATCTTATCTTCCTTTCAG GGATGCTTCATTTGGTACTTGCAGTTTTCATCTAACATTGCTTGACTGCTTTCATGCAATAAATAAG GCTTTGCGATATGGCTTCCTGGATTTCAGTGCTTTTGATGTAAATGAATATGAGCATTATGAG AAAGCAGAAAATGGAGATTTTAACTGGATAATACCAAACAAattcattgccttcagtggaccTCATTCAAGAAGTAAAACTGAAAATG GTTATCCGCACCATGCTCCTGAGGCCTATTTCCCATATTTCAGAAGGCACAAGGTTACTACCATAATACGTCTTAACAGAAAAATGTATGATGCCAAACGATTTGCAGATGCTGGTTTTGAGCATTATGACCTCTTCTTTGCTGATGGAAGCATACCTAGTGATACTATAGTCAAAACATTCCTAAATATTTGTGAAAATGCTGAAGGTGTTATAGCAGTTCATTGCAAAG CTGGTCTTGGCCGAACTGGCACACTTATAGCCTGTTATATTATGAAGCATTATAGGATGACAGCTGCTGAAACCATTGCTTGGATTAGAATAAATAGACCCGGCTCAGTAATTGGACCACAGCAGCACTTCCTTGTAGA GAAACAGACAGAACTTTGGACAGAAGGAGATATTTTCCGTGCAAAGTTAAAGGGAAATCGCAAAATTGCTGTTACAAAAATCCTCACAGGAGTAGATGATATTTCAATTAATGATGCAAAAAACCGGAGAGCCAACAGAAAAGACACTGAACTG TACAGTGATGAAGATGATGCAAACTGTGTAACACAAGGTGATAAGCTTCGTGCCCTGAAGAGTAAAAGGCAGGCAAAGGCTGCAACCACAGTTCCCCTAAC GTCCTTCTCTAGATACTGCTAG
- the CDC14B gene encoding dual specificity protein phosphatase CDC14B isoform X6, whose product MKRKNWAGARRHSAPAPPAVKKTRSAAAAAAGVEEEPPPSGPESCMEITGRLYFAILCQKPKSGVANTHYFCIDDELVYENFYADFGPLNLAMAYRYCCKLNKKLKSFTLIRKKIIHYTGFDQKKQANAAFLIGSYAVCLLCQPGLTQAARALQCNTISKIKSKVFVFKLTPLRSQIYNKMLGTNYVLGGQPSMGTAPRTAVIQVTFSRTHLCTLSIFSSSFFRIIYLKESPEDVYRLLLAGNASYLPFRDASFGTCSFHLTLLDCFHAINKALRYGFLDFSAFDVNEYEHYEKAENGDFNWIIPNKFIAFSGPHSRSKTENGYPHHAPEAYFPYFRRHKVTTIIRLNRKMYDAKRFADAGFEHYDLFFADGSIPSDTIVKTFLNICENAEGVIAVHCKAGLGRTGTLIACYIMKHYRMTAAETIAWIRINRPGSVIGPQQHFLVEKQTELWTEGDIFRAKLKGNRKIAVTKILTGVDDISINDAKNRRANRKDTELYSDEDDANCVTQGDKLRALKSKRQAKAATTVPLTKMVQVLQKTNNIVILF is encoded by the exons GTCGCCTTTATTTTGCAATTCTCTGCCAAAAACCAAAGAGTGGTGTTGCAAATACACACTATTTCTGCATAGATGATGAACTTGTATATGAGAA cttctacGCAGATTTTGGACCTCTCAATCTGGCAATGGCTTACAGATATTGTTGCAAGCTAAATAAGAAATTAAAG TCATTTACATTGATAAGGAAGAAAATAATTCATTATACTGGCTTTGATcagaaaaaacaagcaaatgcTGCATTCCTCATAGGCTCTTACGCA GTGTGCCTCCTGTGCCAGCCAGGCCTAACTCAAGCAGCCAGAGCTCTTCAATGTAACACGATCTCAAAGATAAAAAgcaaagtttttgtttttaaactaactCCTTTAAGATCCCAAATCTATAACAAAAT GCTTGGCACTAATTATGTACTTGGAGGGCAACCCTCCATGGGTACCGCCCCAAGAACTGCTGTAATTCAGGTCACCTTCTCCAGGACTCATCTCTGTACTTTGTCTATTTTCTCATCTTCTTTCTTCAGG ATAATATACTTAAAAGAATCACCCGAAGATGTGTACAGGCTCTTATTGGCAGGAAACGCATCTTATCTTCCTTTCAG GGATGCTTCATTTGGTACTTGCAGTTTTCATCTAACATTGCTTGACTGCTTTCATGCAATAAATAAG GCTTTGCGATATGGCTTCCTGGATTTCAGTGCTTTTGATGTAAATGAATATGAGCATTATGAG AAAGCAGAAAATGGAGATTTTAACTGGATAATACCAAACAAattcattgccttcagtggaccTCATTCAAGAAGTAAAACTGAAAATG GTTATCCGCACCATGCTCCTGAGGCCTATTTCCCATATTTCAGAAGGCACAAGGTTACTACCATAATACGTCTTAACAGAAAAATGTATGATGCCAAACGATTTGCAGATGCTGGTTTTGAGCATTATGACCTCTTCTTTGCTGATGGAAGCATACCTAGTGATACTATAGTCAAAACATTCCTAAATATTTGTGAAAATGCTGAAGGTGTTATAGCAGTTCATTGCAAAG CTGGTCTTGGCCGAACTGGCACACTTATAGCCTGTTATATTATGAAGCATTATAGGATGACAGCTGCTGAAACCATTGCTTGGATTAGAATAAATAGACCCGGCTCAGTAATTGGACCACAGCAGCACTTCCTTGTAGA GAAACAGACAGAACTTTGGACAGAAGGAGATATTTTCCGTGCAAAGTTAAAGGGAAATCGCAAAATTGCTGTTACAAAAATCCTCACAGGAGTAGATGATATTTCAATTAATGATGCAAAAAACCGGAGAGCCAACAGAAAAGACACTGAACTG TACAGTGATGAAGATGATGCAAACTGTGTAACACAAGGTGATAAGCTTCGTGCCCTGAAGAGTAAAAGGCAGGCAAAGGCTGCAACCACAGTTCCCCTAAC AAAAATGGTACAAGTTCTACAGAAGACAAACAACATTgtgatccttttctga
- the CDC14B gene encoding dual specificity protein phosphatase CDC14B isoform X3 produces MKRKNWAGARRHSAPAPPAVKKTRSAAAAAAGVEEEPPPSGPESCMEITGRLYFAILCQKPKSGVANTHYFCIDDELVYENFYADFGPLNLAMAYRYCCKLNKKLKSFTLIRKKIIHYTGFDQKKQANAAFLIGSYAVCLLCQPGLTQAARALQCNTISKIKSKVFVFKLTPLRSQIYNKMLGTNYVLGGQPSMGTAPRTAVIQVTFSRTHLCTLSIFSSSFFRIIYLKESPEDVYRLLLAGNASYLPFRDASFGTCSFHLTLLDCFHAINKALRYGFLDFSAFDVNEYEHYEKAENGDFNWIIPNKFIAFSGPHSRSKTENGYPHHAPEAYFPYFRRHKVTTIIRLNRKMYDAKRFADAGFEHYDLFFADGSIPSDTIVKTFLNICENAEGVIAVHCKAGLGRTGTLIACYIMKHYRMTAAETIAWIRINRPGSVIGPQQHFLVEKQTELWTEGDIFRAKLKGNRKIAVTKILTGVDDISINDAKNRRANRKDTELYSDEDDANCVTQGDKLRALKSKRQAKAATTVPLTSYILRPRASCPFFFFFFFNLAFLSSVTYHRAVAGLTEKWYKFYRRQTTL; encoded by the exons GTCGCCTTTATTTTGCAATTCTCTGCCAAAAACCAAAGAGTGGTGTTGCAAATACACACTATTTCTGCATAGATGATGAACTTGTATATGAGAA cttctacGCAGATTTTGGACCTCTCAATCTGGCAATGGCTTACAGATATTGTTGCAAGCTAAATAAGAAATTAAAG TCATTTACATTGATAAGGAAGAAAATAATTCATTATACTGGCTTTGATcagaaaaaacaagcaaatgcTGCATTCCTCATAGGCTCTTACGCA GTGTGCCTCCTGTGCCAGCCAGGCCTAACTCAAGCAGCCAGAGCTCTTCAATGTAACACGATCTCAAAGATAAAAAgcaaagtttttgtttttaaactaactCCTTTAAGATCCCAAATCTATAACAAAAT GCTTGGCACTAATTATGTACTTGGAGGGCAACCCTCCATGGGTACCGCCCCAAGAACTGCTGTAATTCAGGTCACCTTCTCCAGGACTCATCTCTGTACTTTGTCTATTTTCTCATCTTCTTTCTTCAGG ATAATATACTTAAAAGAATCACCCGAAGATGTGTACAGGCTCTTATTGGCAGGAAACGCATCTTATCTTCCTTTCAG GGATGCTTCATTTGGTACTTGCAGTTTTCATCTAACATTGCTTGACTGCTTTCATGCAATAAATAAG GCTTTGCGATATGGCTTCCTGGATTTCAGTGCTTTTGATGTAAATGAATATGAGCATTATGAG AAAGCAGAAAATGGAGATTTTAACTGGATAATACCAAACAAattcattgccttcagtggaccTCATTCAAGAAGTAAAACTGAAAATG GTTATCCGCACCATGCTCCTGAGGCCTATTTCCCATATTTCAGAAGGCACAAGGTTACTACCATAATACGTCTTAACAGAAAAATGTATGATGCCAAACGATTTGCAGATGCTGGTTTTGAGCATTATGACCTCTTCTTTGCTGATGGAAGCATACCTAGTGATACTATAGTCAAAACATTCCTAAATATTTGTGAAAATGCTGAAGGTGTTATAGCAGTTCATTGCAAAG CTGGTCTTGGCCGAACTGGCACACTTATAGCCTGTTATATTATGAAGCATTATAGGATGACAGCTGCTGAAACCATTGCTTGGATTAGAATAAATAGACCCGGCTCAGTAATTGGACCACAGCAGCACTTCCTTGTAGA GAAACAGACAGAACTTTGGACAGAAGGAGATATTTTCCGTGCAAAGTTAAAGGGAAATCGCAAAATTGCTGTTACAAAAATCCTCACAGGAGTAGATGATATTTCAATTAATGATGCAAAAAACCGGAGAGCCAACAGAAAAGACACTGAACTG TACAGTGATGAAGATGATGCAAACTGTGTAACACAAGGTGATAAGCTTCGTGCCCTGAAGAGTAAAAGGCAGGCAAAGGCTGCAACCACAGTTCCCCTAAC GAGCTACATTCTGAGACCCAGAGCCagctgcccttttttttttttttttttttttaacttggccTTCCTTTCTTCTGTTACATATCACCGTGCTGTGGCTGGACTGACAGAAAAATGGTACAAGTTCTACAGAAGACAAACAACATTgtga
- the CDC14B gene encoding dual specificity protein phosphatase CDC14B isoform X4 encodes MKRKNWAGARRHSAPAPPAVKKTRSAAAAAAGVEEEPPPSGPESCMEITGRLYFAILCQKPKSGVANTHYFCIDDELVYENFYADFGPLNLAMAYRYCCKLNKKLKSFTLIRKKIIHYTGFDQKKQANAAFLIGSYAVCLLCQPGLTQAARALQCNTISKIKSKVFVFKLTPLRSQIYNKMLGTNYVLGGQPSMGTAPRTAVIQVTFSRTHLCTLSIFSSSFFRIIYLKESPEDVYRLLLAGNASYLPFRDASFGTCSFHLTLLDCFHAINKALRYGFLDFSAFDVNEYEHYEKAENGDFNWIIPNKFIAFSGPHSRSKTENGYPHHAPEAYFPYFRRHKVTTIIRLNRKMYDAKRFADAGFEHYDLFFADGSIPSDTIVKTFLNICENAEGVIAVHCKAGLGRTGTLIACYIMKHYRMTAAETIAWIRINRPGSVIGPQQHFLVEKQTELWTEGDIFRAKLKGNRKIAVTKILTGVDDISINDAKNRRANRKDTELYSDEDDANCVTQGDKLRALKSKRQAKAATTVPLTWLLAMLVSTLCSIVIWWIVCGSLLPSLLFSLDGLRT; translated from the exons GTCGCCTTTATTTTGCAATTCTCTGCCAAAAACCAAAGAGTGGTGTTGCAAATACACACTATTTCTGCATAGATGATGAACTTGTATATGAGAA cttctacGCAGATTTTGGACCTCTCAATCTGGCAATGGCTTACAGATATTGTTGCAAGCTAAATAAGAAATTAAAG TCATTTACATTGATAAGGAAGAAAATAATTCATTATACTGGCTTTGATcagaaaaaacaagcaaatgcTGCATTCCTCATAGGCTCTTACGCA GTGTGCCTCCTGTGCCAGCCAGGCCTAACTCAAGCAGCCAGAGCTCTTCAATGTAACACGATCTCAAAGATAAAAAgcaaagtttttgtttttaaactaactCCTTTAAGATCCCAAATCTATAACAAAAT GCTTGGCACTAATTATGTACTTGGAGGGCAACCCTCCATGGGTACCGCCCCAAGAACTGCTGTAATTCAGGTCACCTTCTCCAGGACTCATCTCTGTACTTTGTCTATTTTCTCATCTTCTTTCTTCAGG ATAATATACTTAAAAGAATCACCCGAAGATGTGTACAGGCTCTTATTGGCAGGAAACGCATCTTATCTTCCTTTCAG GGATGCTTCATTTGGTACTTGCAGTTTTCATCTAACATTGCTTGACTGCTTTCATGCAATAAATAAG GCTTTGCGATATGGCTTCCTGGATTTCAGTGCTTTTGATGTAAATGAATATGAGCATTATGAG AAAGCAGAAAATGGAGATTTTAACTGGATAATACCAAACAAattcattgccttcagtggaccTCATTCAAGAAGTAAAACTGAAAATG GTTATCCGCACCATGCTCCTGAGGCCTATTTCCCATATTTCAGAAGGCACAAGGTTACTACCATAATACGTCTTAACAGAAAAATGTATGATGCCAAACGATTTGCAGATGCTGGTTTTGAGCATTATGACCTCTTCTTTGCTGATGGAAGCATACCTAGTGATACTATAGTCAAAACATTCCTAAATATTTGTGAAAATGCTGAAGGTGTTATAGCAGTTCATTGCAAAG CTGGTCTTGGCCGAACTGGCACACTTATAGCCTGTTATATTATGAAGCATTATAGGATGACAGCTGCTGAAACCATTGCTTGGATTAGAATAAATAGACCCGGCTCAGTAATTGGACCACAGCAGCACTTCCTTGTAGA GAAACAGACAGAACTTTGGACAGAAGGAGATATTTTCCGTGCAAAGTTAAAGGGAAATCGCAAAATTGCTGTTACAAAAATCCTCACAGGAGTAGATGATATTTCAATTAATGATGCAAAAAACCGGAGAGCCAACAGAAAAGACACTGAACTG TACAGTGATGAAGATGATGCAAACTGTGTAACACAAGGTGATAAGCTTCGTGCCCTGAAGAGTAAAAGGCAGGCAAAGGCTGCAACCACAGTTCCCCTAAC ATGGCTCCTAGCTATGCTGGTCTCTACACTGTGTAGCATTGTCATCTGGTGGATTGTTTGTGGCTCCCTTCTTCCCAGCCTGCTATTCAGTCTAGATGGTTTAAGAACATAG